The genomic DNA GGTGAATAGAGATCCAAGACTCCGATGCTGGAAGTTGTGTCCACACCGAAGCAGGCGTCCACAACGTTGCCTTCGGTCAATACGAGGAACCCCAGATTGTAATCGGAATCGCTCATGTCGGGAGAGCTCGTTGCTCCATTATCATCCAAAGGTAGACCAGACCCTCCCAATAGAATAATAAACCCCTGCGCTACGGACGCCCCAATGCTTAGCATACAAGCTAGATCATAGAGTGGAGTATGGGCCTCGCTTTTCATAAGAGGTGCACCAGCATCAGCGTCGATAGGTGTCGCTGGTATGCTGAAGGTCATGATGCTCTGACGACTTTTTACGATCGACTTCGATTTCCGAAAAACCTATGCTGAAGAGGGGTCACGATGTCTTCCATTCATCAGAGAGGAAAAAGATGGGCAAGCTCTTCCGTATGATAA from Phaeodactylum tricornutum CCAP 1055/1 chromosome 22, whole genome shotgun sequence includes the following:
- a CDS encoding predicted protein, which gives rise to MTFSIPATPIDADAGAPLMKSEAHTPLYDLACMLSIGASVAQGFIILLGGSGLPLDDNGATSSPDMSDSDYNLGFLVLTEGNVVDACFGVDTTSSIGVLDLYSPRNRAKDQAKIVKCILAEAGNSSDAVQRKAVDSYRNAFRVCVRFHEKVAQLNFLTYCFKYHQIMYEANVNVQELFVELQEAIDSAI